The Amblyomma americanum isolate KBUSLIRL-KWMA chromosome 6, ASM5285725v1, whole genome shotgun sequence genome has a window encoding:
- the LOC144095423 gene encoding uncharacterized protein LOC144095423: MQTDVSAGAASATTGKNSERKWCKFCDKAFSNTSNLRKHVKNVHGEGALQHVKDEEALTMKVRSFSCDLCPKHFVILRDLRRHHVDEHNFEEEVENLVFDSNTGRLAEGVPAKTVVHNIRAGTSGSSPWMQLVTTKDLRNIADKFRIGKEEQRDSDDFKSVDLWVEEMRAENESPLLYYMKKGDPNSHDGDFELALHSHNESYFLNWGQRNCALTPPMAQISTNFN; the protein is encoded by the exons ATGCAGACGGACGTGAGCGCTGGTGCTGCTTCAGCGACCACCGGCAAAAATTCCGAACGGAAGTGGTGCAAGTTTTGCGACAAGGCGTTCTCCAACACTAGTAATTTAAGAAAACACGTAAAGAACGTTCACGGGGAAGGAGCTTTGCAGCATGTAAAAGACGAGGAAGCGCTGACGATGAAGGTACGGTCGTTCTCGTGCGACTTGTGTCCGAAGCATTTTGTCATTCTTCGTGACCTGCGGCGGCACCATGTGGACGAACACAACTTCGAGGAAGAAGTGGAGAATCTAGTCTTCGACTCTAATACAG GTCGGTTAGCAGAAGGAGTGCCCGCAAAAACCGTTGTGCACAACATCCGAGCAGGCACAAGTGGATCAAGCCCATGGATGCAACTTGTGACCACTAAGGACCTCCGCAACATTGCAGATAAGTTTAGGATTGGCAAAGAAGAGCAGAGAGATTCAGACGATTTTAAAAGTGTTGACTTATGGGTCGAAGAAATGAGGGCGGAAAACGAGTCACCACTGTTGTATTACATGAAGAAGGGTGACCCCAACAGTCATGATGGTGACTTTGAGCTAGCGTTACATTCCCACAACGAGAGTTACTTTCTAAATTGGGGACAGAGAAACTGTGCATTGACTCCACCCATGGCACAAATAAGTACAAATTTCAACTGA